In Thermithiobacillus tepidarius DSM 3134, the genomic window GTAGTCCACGCCGGTATCCGCCACTGCGCGCACCGTTTCCAGGGTCACGTTGCCCGAGGCTTCCAGGGGCACGCGCCCGGCTACCAGCGCCACCGCCCGGCGCAGCTCGCCGAGAGAGAAGTTGTCCAGGAGAATGAGATCCGCACCCGCTTCCAGCGCTTGCGCCAGCTCGTCGAGGTTTTCCACCTCGACTTCGATGCGGGTGAGCAGCGGAGCGAGGCTGCGGGCGCGTTCCACGGCAGGCGGGATGCCGCCGGCGGCGCTGATGTGGTTTTCCTTGATCAGCACGCCGTCGTAGAGCCCCAGGCGGTGGTTGTGGCCGCCGCCGACCCGCACCGCGTATTTCTGCGCCAGGCGCAGGCCGGGCAGCGTCTTGCGGGTGTCGAGAATGCGCGCGCGGGTGCCGGCCACCGCGTTGACGTACTGCCGGGTGACGGTAGCCACCCCGGACAGGGTCTGCAGGAAATTGAGGGCAGTGCGCTCGCCGCTCAGCAGGGTGTTGCTGTAGCCGTTCAGCTCGCACAAGACCCGTCCAGCGTCCACCATCTCGCCTTCCTCCACATGCCAGGTGATTTCCACCCAGCCCGGCAACTGCTCGAAGACCGCCTGCACGTAGGGACGTCCGCAAATGACTCCCGGCTCCTTGGTCACGATGCGGGCGTGGCCGAGCTGGCCGGGATCGATCAGCGCGGCGGAGAGATCACCGGCGCCGATGTCTTCGGCCAGGGCGTGGGCAACGCTGTGCGGAAGATCCGCTGGAATCATGCAACCTCCGGCTTGCGCTTGGGAGCGCTCAGGTACAGCCAGGTCAGGCCGATGACGGCGGCAATGGCCGAGGCCAGGAGAATGCCCAGCTTGGCCTCCTCGGCCAGGAGCGGGTCGGCGAAGGCGAGCTGGCTGATGAAGAGCGACATGGTGAAGCCGATGCCGCCCAGCCAGGCCGCTCCCAGGATGTGCCGCCATTCCACGCCGCCGGGCAGCTTGCCGATGCCCGCCTTGACTGCCAGCCAGCTGGCGCCGCTGATGCCCAGGAACTTGCCCAGCACGAGTCCGAAAATCACGCCCAGGGTCACCGGCTGGGTCAGGCTCTCGCCCAGCCGGATCTCGGCGAAATTGATGCCGGCGTTGGCCAGGGCGAAGAGCGGAATGATGACGAAGGTCACCCAGGGGCTCAGGCTGTGCTCCATGCGCTGCAGGGGCGCCTGCACCGCATTGGCGGCCTGCTCCACGCTT contains:
- the nadC gene encoding carboxylating nicotinate-nucleotide diphosphorylase, which produces MIPADLPHSVAHALAEDIGAGDLSAALIDPGQLGHARIVTKEPGVICGRPYVQAVFEQLPGWVEITWHVEEGEMVDAGRVLCELNGYSNTLLSGERTALNFLQTLSGVATVTRQYVNAVAGTRARILDTRKTLPGLRLAQKYAVRVGGGHNHRLGLYDGVLIKENHISAAGGIPPAVERARSLAPLLTRIEVEVENLDELAQALEAGADLILLDNFSLGELRRAVALVAGRVPLEASGNVTLETVRAVADTGVDYISVGSLTRNVRSLDLSMRFTGKL